One Micromonospora sp. WMMD812 genomic window carries:
- a CDS encoding DUF2267 domain-containing protein has product MRFPRFIDAVSRRSGLAPEQSATVARAVLQTMAERVTGEADDLAGQLPDELDGYLAGPDGGRGGPAAGPAEFLRRVGERAGVDEVTARAGTAAVFATLREAVTVGEFQQMVARLPRGFDGGIEPRPASPYDG; this is encoded by the coding sequence GTGCGGTTTCCCCGCTTCATCGACGCGGTGTCCCGGCGGTCCGGGCTGGCGCCGGAGCAGTCCGCCACCGTCGCCCGTGCCGTGCTGCAGACGATGGCCGAACGGGTCACTGGTGAGGCGGACGATCTCGCCGGTCAGCTCCCGGATGAGCTGGACGGATATCTGGCGGGGCCCGATGGAGGGCGTGGCGGCCCGGCCGCCGGCCCCGCGGAGTTCCTGCGCCGGGTGGGGGAGCGGGCGGGGGTTGACGAGGTGACCGCGCGGGCCGGGACGGCCGCGGTCTTCGCGACCCTGCGCGAGGCGGTCACCGTGGGCGAGTTCCAGCAGATGGTGGCGCGGCTGCCGCGCGGCTTCGACGGAGGCATCGAGCCGAGGCCGGCGTCGCCGTACGATGGCTGA
- a CDS encoding NUDIX domain-containing protein: MAEIDKVAWILLADGRILSTRSRGRDVWYLPGGKREPGEADRDTLRREIAEELSVEVDAESAVHVGTFSAPAHGHAAGVTVRMTCYRAGYRGTLRPAAEIAEAAWLGYADRHRVSAVDQIIFDYLRAADLLR, translated from the coding sequence ATGGCCGAGATCGACAAGGTGGCGTGGATCCTGCTGGCCGACGGGCGGATCCTGAGCACCCGTTCGCGGGGTAGGGACGTGTGGTACCTGCCCGGCGGCAAGCGGGAGCCGGGAGAGGCGGACCGGGACACTCTGCGCCGGGAGATCGCTGAGGAGTTGAGCGTCGAGGTGGACGCGGAGAGCGCCGTGCACGTCGGCACGTTCAGCGCGCCGGCGCACGGGCACGCCGCGGGCGTGACGGTGCGGATGACCTGCTACCGCGCCGGGTATCGGGGCACGCTGCGGCCGGCGGCGGAGATCGCCGAGGCGGCCTGGCTGGGCTACGCCGACCGGCACCGCGTCTCCGCCGTGGACCAGATCATCTTCGATTACCTGCGCGCGGCGGACCTGCTGCGCTGA